Proteins encoded within one genomic window of Neorhizobium galegae bv. orientalis str. HAMBI 540:
- a CDS encoding flavin-dependent oxidoreductase translates to MKALIAGAGIGGLTTALQLHEAGIEVEIFERVGEVRELGVGINMLSHAVAVLADLGLQAGLDAAGIRMRELIYTNRFGQVVWQELRGLDAGQEAPQVSIHRGKLLGVIHRAVIARLGPDVIRTGCRVEGLEQTEGGVVVHLCGTDGWRGTARGDLLIGADGIHSAIRAQLYPDEGPPIWSGIMLWRGATRWPIWRDGRTMVIAGGNFAKFVYYPIGADPAEPEMRLTNWAVMAKVGEPGTSPLRREDWSRSGLSDEVLPFVRDRFHLDFVDPASIIQATENFYEYPNCDRDPLPRWSFERVTLLGDAAHAMYPVGSNGASQAILDTRCLARHLQSGDGIEAALSRYDAERRPVTSEIVLSNRLGGPEGVIDMIEARAPDGFDDIDAVASFEERKAMVRGYASLARGRTR, encoded by the coding sequence ATGAAAGCTCTCATCGCAGGCGCCGGCATCGGCGGATTGACGACCGCGCTTCAACTCCACGAAGCCGGGATCGAGGTCGAGATCTTCGAACGCGTCGGCGAGGTTCGTGAACTCGGGGTCGGCATCAACATGCTGTCGCATGCCGTGGCGGTGCTGGCCGATCTCGGACTGCAGGCAGGCCTCGACGCTGCAGGGATCCGTATGCGGGAACTGATTTATACCAACCGTTTCGGTCAGGTCGTCTGGCAGGAACTGCGCGGCCTGGACGCCGGTCAAGAGGCGCCGCAGGTCAGCATCCATCGCGGCAAGCTGCTCGGCGTGATCCATAGAGCGGTGATCGCCCGTCTCGGACCCGACGTCATCAGGACCGGTTGCCGGGTTGAGGGCCTCGAGCAGACGGAAGGCGGGGTCGTGGTTCATCTCTGCGGAACGGACGGCTGGCGTGGCACGGCCCGCGGGGATCTGCTGATCGGCGCCGACGGCATCCATTCCGCGATCCGGGCGCAGCTCTATCCCGATGAGGGGCCGCCGATCTGGAGCGGGATCATGTTATGGCGCGGCGCCACACGCTGGCCGATCTGGCGCGATGGTCGGACGATGGTGATCGCCGGCGGCAATTTCGCAAAATTCGTCTATTATCCGATCGGAGCCGATCCTGCGGAGCCTGAAATGCGGCTGACGAACTGGGCCGTGATGGCCAAGGTGGGCGAGCCCGGCACATCGCCGCTACGCCGCGAGGACTGGAGCCGCTCCGGCCTGTCGGACGAGGTGTTGCCCTTCGTGCGTGACCGTTTTCATCTCGATTTCGTTGATCCCGCCTCCATCATCCAGGCCACCGAGAATTTTTACGAATACCCGAATTGCGATCGGGATCCCTTGCCCCGCTGGTCGTTCGAGCGGGTCACGCTGCTCGGGGATGCCGCCCATGCCATGTATCCGGTCGGTTCCAACGGAGCGAGCCAGGCAATCCTCGATACACGCTGCCTGGCACGACATCTCCAATCCGGAGACGGTATCGAGGCGGCTCTTTCCCGTTACGATGCCGAACGGCGGCCGGTCACGTCGGAAATCGTTCTCTCCAACCGCCTGGGCGGTCCCGAGGGGGTCATCGACATGATCGAGGCCCGTGCGCCCGACGGTTTCGACGACATCGATGCGGTGGCCTCGTTCGAAGAACGTAAAGCAATGGTTCGTGGTTACGCTTCGCTCGCTCGTGGGCGGACACGGTGA
- a CDS encoding DJ-1/PfpI family protein, whose product MTWRFVLTGGLGLAAVFLVVAGGWIVFLPSASSAGALQPIPGEETRATVEALKPTKRVRPVVAVVGINDGTEITDYLMPYGILRRADVADVVALATQPGPMVLYPALKVEPQATIADFDAQHPEGADYVIVPAMVREDDPAALRWIRSQAEKGAVIVGVCVGAKVVAATGLLDGRKATTHWYSLEAMLREHPSIRHVADRRFLVDGRVATTTGISASMPMSLTLIEAIAGREKAEAVAAELGVANWDARHASGAFTFTRPFALTAIGNSLAFWNRETLGIELSQGVDEVSLALVADAWSRTYRSRVMTFAASADVVESRNGIRIIPDEVSASTTRMPAAPLGRKPAEALDDTLKAIAERYRENTADFVAMQLEYRRRVTPQ is encoded by the coding sequence ATGACGTGGCGGTTTGTTCTTACAGGCGGGTTGGGGCTTGCTGCGGTCTTCCTGGTGGTCGCCGGGGGCTGGATAGTCTTTCTGCCGTCTGCTTCTTCAGCCGGGGCCCTCCAGCCTATTCCCGGCGAGGAGACACGCGCCACGGTCGAGGCTTTGAAGCCAACCAAACGCGTCCGCCCGGTGGTCGCCGTCGTCGGCATCAACGACGGGACGGAGATCACCGATTACCTGATGCCCTACGGTATTCTGCGCCGCGCCGATGTCGCGGATGTCGTGGCGCTGGCAACGCAGCCCGGGCCGATGGTTCTCTATCCAGCGCTGAAGGTTGAGCCGCAGGCGACGATCGCGGATTTCGATGCGCAGCATCCGGAAGGTGCCGATTACGTCATCGTCCCGGCGATGGTCCGCGAGGACGATCCGGCGGCACTGCGCTGGATCAGGAGCCAGGCGGAAAAAGGCGCGGTGATCGTCGGTGTCTGCGTCGGTGCCAAGGTGGTTGCGGCCACCGGCCTTCTCGACGGGCGAAAAGCCACGACCCACTGGTATTCGCTGGAGGCCATGCTGAGGGAACATCCTTCCATCCGCCATGTCGCCGATCGCCGCTTCCTCGTTGACGGTCGCGTTGCGACGACGACGGGGATCAGTGCCTCCATGCCGATGTCGCTGACGTTGATCGAGGCGATCGCCGGGCGGGAGAAAGCCGAGGCTGTCGCGGCCGAGCTGGGCGTCGCGAATTGGGATGCGCGACACGCCAGTGGCGCCTTCACGTTCACGCGTCCTTTCGCATTGACGGCAATCGGCAATTCGCTCGCCTTCTGGAACCGCGAAACGCTCGGCATCGAACTGTCGCAAGGCGTGGACGAGGTGTCGCTTGCGCTTGTCGCGGATGCCTGGTCGCGCACCTACCGTTCGCGCGTGATGACCTTCGCAGCCAGCGCGGATGTGGTGGAGAGCCGCAACGGCATCCGCATCATTCCCGACGAGGTGAGCGCGTCGACAACGCGCATGCCCGCAGCGCCGCTGGGCCGCAAACCGGCGGAGGCGCTGGACGATACGCTGAAGGCCATCGCCGAGCGCTATCGGGAAAACACGGCCGATTTCGTGGCCATGCAGCTCGAATACAGGAGACGAGTGACGCCGCAATAG
- a CDS encoding GlxA family transcriptional regulator codes for MVRTVALVVHPGFQLLDTAGPTSAFEMAERFRPGSYDLVLMAPGGGEIESSSGLKLSAAPLRDGPFDTVMISGGEIIRSMEAVHEILEWLKRTDARRVTSVCSGAYLLAEAGLLDGRRATTHWGSSHDFSRRYPKIELDAERIYIKDGHVWTSAGISAGIDLALALIEDDLGADIARRTAQQLVVHQRRPGGQSQFSALVDLGGHTGRFSALIGWMREHLADQLTVERLADQAAMSPRNFARAFAAETGTTPAKAVERLRLETARMAVETGHLPLEHIAEAAGFGDAGRMRRAFLRSLGQPPQALRRGYK; via the coding sequence ATGGTTCGCACAGTCGCTCTTGTGGTGCATCCGGGTTTCCAGCTTCTCGATACGGCGGGGCCAACGTCGGCTTTCGAAATGGCGGAGCGATTCCGGCCGGGCAGTTATGACCTGGTGCTGATGGCACCGGGTGGCGGCGAGATCGAGAGTTCATCGGGCCTCAAGCTGTCGGCTGCGCCGCTCCGGGATGGGCCGTTCGACACGGTGATGATCTCGGGCGGCGAGATCATCCGCTCCATGGAGGCCGTGCACGAAATTCTCGAATGGCTGAAACGCACGGACGCAAGGCGCGTGACGAGTGTGTGTTCCGGGGCCTATCTGCTCGCCGAAGCCGGGCTCCTCGATGGACGTCGGGCCACGACGCATTGGGGCAGTTCGCATGACTTTTCTCGCCGCTACCCAAAGATAGAGCTCGATGCGGAGCGTATCTATATCAAGGACGGTCATGTCTGGACGTCAGCCGGCATATCTGCCGGTATCGACCTGGCGCTTGCCCTTATCGAAGACGATCTGGGGGCGGATATCGCGCGCAGAACCGCACAACAGCTCGTCGTTCATCAACGCCGGCCCGGTGGCCAGTCCCAGTTTTCAGCGCTTGTCGATCTTGGAGGGCACACGGGCAGGTTCTCTGCGCTGATCGGTTGGATGCGCGAGCATCTGGCCGACCAGCTGACTGTCGAGCGCCTCGCCGACCAGGCGGCGATGAGCCCGCGCAACTTTGCAAGGGCGTTTGCAGCCGAAACCGGCACAACACCGGCCAAGGCCGTCGAGCGACTGCGCCTCGAAACGGCGCGGATGGCCGTCGAGACCGGCCACCTACCGCTCGAACACATTGCCGAGGCTGCCGGTTTCGGCGACGCCGGCCGAATGCGGCGGGCGTTCCTGAGAAGCTTGGGACAGCCCCCGCAGGCGCTTAGGCGTGGGTATAAATAG
- a CDS encoding methyl-accepting chemotaxis protein produces MLKNLKIKTKFLMAIAILAVISLAGLMYVTSKFSAANEAYSGFLQKESNAATFGPRGAAGMWTATTWLSRALAQDPASAAFQDLSGRFSKEFAGARDRLTQIPALVPSRKAAIDELLAGADALKAVGDDLLKAHTAGDQEKVSTLSAKLDQAIVDLSPKFGANNGAMAEILNNGAKTLSQSVSSTITYAICGMLLGIAIAAVLSMTIAHKGITAPMARLRERMASLAASQTEAAIDGLDRKDEIGEMAKAVAIFRDNALQRARLEREAEDNRGLSERERMEREAQKTREAAEIKFAVDNLAEGLSHLSDGNVSYRIEKQFTATLDGVRNDFNASATKLQTALEQVAENARSIQAGSAEIKAAADDLAKRTEQQAASVEETAAALEEITTTVKDATKRAQEAGALVARTRSGAENSGEVVQRAVKAMEQIEKSSGEISNIIGVIDDIAFQTNLLALNAGVEAARAGDAGKGFAVVAQEVRELAQRSAKAAKEIKALITTSNEQVNAGVQLVGQTGQALVTIVSEVQEINRHVNAIVESAQEQSSGLQQINTAVNQMDQDTQKNAAMVEESTAASHGLARDAASLNELLAQFKLPGQRHAPRPADRRDTPAASPARNLARRVATAFSGGSAAAAVNNDWQEF; encoded by the coding sequence ATGCTCAAGAATTTAAAGATTAAAACAAAATTTCTCATGGCGATTGCCATCCTCGCGGTCATTTCCCTTGCAGGCCTGATGTATGTCACCAGCAAGTTCAGCGCCGCCAACGAGGCTTATTCCGGCTTCCTGCAGAAGGAAAGTAACGCGGCGACCTTCGGACCCCGCGGCGCTGCCGGCATGTGGACCGCGACGACATGGCTGAGCCGTGCACTGGCCCAGGACCCGGCAAGCGCGGCGTTCCAGGATCTGTCCGGCCGGTTTTCCAAGGAATTTGCTGGCGCCCGTGACCGGTTGACCCAGATCCCGGCGCTGGTGCCGAGCCGCAAGGCTGCGATCGACGAACTGCTTGCCGGTGCGGATGCGCTGAAGGCAGTCGGCGACGATCTTCTCAAGGCCCATACCGCAGGCGACCAGGAAAAGGTCAGCACCCTTTCCGCCAAGCTCGACCAGGCCATCGTCGATCTCTCGCCGAAATTCGGCGCCAATAACGGCGCCATGGCCGAAATTCTCAACAATGGCGCCAAGACGTTGAGCCAATCGGTCTCCAGCACGATCACCTATGCGATCTGCGGCATGCTTTTAGGCATCGCGATCGCTGCCGTCCTGTCCATGACCATCGCCCACAAGGGCATCACCGCGCCGATGGCCCGCCTGCGTGAGCGTATGGCTTCGCTGGCCGCCAGCCAGACGGAAGCTGCCATCGACGGCCTCGACCGCAAGGACGAAATCGGCGAGATGGCCAAGGCCGTCGCCATCTTCCGCGACAACGCTCTGCAGCGTGCTCGCCTGGAACGGGAAGCCGAAGACAATCGCGGCCTGTCCGAGCGCGAGCGCATGGAGCGCGAAGCCCAGAAGACGCGCGAAGCCGCCGAGATCAAGTTTGCCGTCGACAACCTGGCAGAGGGCCTGAGCCATCTGTCCGATGGCAACGTCTCCTATCGCATCGAAAAGCAGTTTACCGCGACGCTGGACGGTGTCCGCAACGATTTCAACGCCTCGGCCACAAAGCTGCAGACGGCCCTGGAGCAGGTGGCGGAGAATGCCCGCAGCATCCAGGCCGGTTCGGCGGAGATCAAGGCGGCCGCCGACGATCTGGCCAAGCGCACCGAGCAGCAGGCAGCTTCCGTCGAGGAAACCGCCGCAGCTCTCGAAGAAATCACCACCACCGTGAAGGACGCCACCAAGCGCGCTCAGGAGGCCGGCGCGCTCGTTGCCCGCACCCGTAGCGGCGCCGAAAACTCCGGCGAGGTCGTCCAGCGTGCCGTCAAGGCGATGGAACAGATCGAGAAGTCCTCAGGCGAGATTTCAAACATCATTGGCGTCATCGACGATATCGCCTTCCAGACCAATCTTCTGGCATTGAACGCCGGCGTCGAAGCGGCCCGTGCGGGCGATGCCGGCAAGGGCTTTGCCGTCGTTGCCCAGGAAGTGCGCGAACTCGCCCAGCGCTCCGCCAAGGCCGCCAAGGAGATCAAGGCGCTGATCACGACGTCGAACGAGCAGGTCAATGCCGGGGTGCAGCTGGTGGGCCAGACCGGACAGGCGCTGGTAACGATCGTTTCGGAAGTGCAGGAGATCAACCGGCACGTCAACGCAATCGTGGAGTCAGCCCAGGAACAGTCTTCGGGCCTTCAGCAGATCAACACGGCCGTGAACCAGATGGACCAGGATACCCAGAAGAATGCCGCGATGGTCGAGGAATCGACCGCGGCAAGCCATGGTCTCGCCCGGGATGCGGCATCGCTCAACGAACTGCTGGCCCAGTTCAAGCTGCCCGGCCAGCGCCACGCTCCGCGCCCGGCCGATCGCCGCGACACTCCGGCGGCCTCGCCGGCCCGCAATCTGGCCCGCAGAGTTGCCACGGCCTTCTCCGGCGGCTCCGCGGCCGCTGCGGTCAACAACGATTGGCAGGAGTTCTAG
- a CDS encoding SMP-30/gluconolactonase/LRE family protein, producing MNFSRRNIMTLSAAALATTFPKMASAQAIGFRPSPIYPDPAIQILDPSFAKYRVASSSLEQVATGARWLEGPVWFGDGRYLLVSDIPNNRVMRYDEANESWSVYNANANYANGHARDRQGRLLSCEHLTRRVTRTEYDGSITVLADNYNGKKLNSPNDIVCKSDGSIWFTDPPFGIAGEWEGEKATAELPHSVYRISPDGKLGLVTDELKGPNGLAFSPDEKKLYIVEGRASPFRIIWSYDVGADGVKLSNKTALVTADDNGGLDGFKIDVDGNLWCGWGSNGAAGARPEDLNGVKIFNPAGKAIGFIKLPERCPNLVFGGPKKNRLYMASSHSVYAIYVETRGAV from the coding sequence GTGAATTTTTCACGCCGCAACATCATGACGCTTTCAGCGGCCGCCCTGGCAACCACCTTCCCGAAAATGGCATCCGCACAAGCGATCGGCTTTAGGCCGAGCCCGATCTATCCCGATCCGGCTATCCAAATCCTCGATCCGAGCTTTGCGAAATATCGCGTCGCCAGCAGTTCGCTCGAACAAGTCGCAACCGGCGCTCGCTGGCTGGAAGGTCCGGTCTGGTTCGGCGACGGGCGCTATCTGCTTGTCAGCGACATTCCGAACAATCGCGTCATGCGCTATGACGAAGCCAATGAGAGCTGGAGCGTCTACAACGCCAACGCCAATTATGCCAACGGCCACGCCCGCGACCGCCAGGGCCGGCTGCTTTCCTGCGAACATCTGACACGCCGGGTCACCCGCACCGAATATGACGGGTCGATTACCGTGCTCGCGGACAACTACAACGGCAAGAAGCTGAACTCTCCGAACGACATCGTCTGCAAGTCGGACGGCTCCATCTGGTTCACCGACCCGCCCTTCGGCATCGCCGGCGAGTGGGAAGGCGAGAAAGCGACAGCGGAATTGCCCCACTCGGTCTATCGTATATCGCCGGACGGCAAGCTTGGCCTCGTCACCGACGAACTGAAAGGCCCGAACGGCCTCGCTTTTTCGCCGGACGAAAAGAAGCTCTACATCGTTGAAGGCCGCGCATCGCCATTCCGCATAATCTGGAGCTACGATGTCGGCGCAGACGGCGTAAAGCTGTCGAACAAGACGGCATTGGTGACGGCCGACGACAACGGCGGTCTCGATGGCTTCAAGATCGACGTCGATGGCAATCTCTGGTGCGGCTGGGGATCGAACGGCGCTGCAGGCGCCCGGCCTGAGGATCTGAACGGCGTCAAGATATTCAACCCGGCCGGCAAGGCGATCGGCTTCATCAAGCTTCCCGAGCGCTGCCCGAACCTTGTCTTCGGTGGCCCGAAGAAGAACCGCCTCTATATGGCGAGCAGCCACTCGGTCTACGCGATCTACGTGGAAACCCGCGGCGCCGTTTAA
- a CDS encoding polysaccharide pyruvyl transferase family protein: MSPVQQSELITKLQDRTHDCLKEFIRPDEPIAILDFPDIRNCGDSAIWLGEMAYLQQRHAKRPSYVCTTDDFSPDELKTSAPNGPIFIHGGGNFGDIWVFHQDFRERVMELFPDRQIVQFPQSIHYKSPERLEQSKRAIGKHRNFVLLVRDEESFQFAKENFDCQVHLCPDMAFCIGSIKPAAPEFPVLAMLRQDKEQVGTVDFSAYPDIPKEDWITESRSKVRVAKALGAASALLHFTPSEMRLRKLDAAANNRFQRGIRQISRGGAIVTDRLHVHICSLLIGRRHAVLDNNYGKIRRFMNAFSGGTDLSYKATSLDDGIRWAREQADVAA, encoded by the coding sequence ATGTCACCCGTTCAGCAATCCGAACTGATCACCAAGCTTCAGGACAGGACCCACGATTGCCTTAAAGAGTTCATCCGCCCTGATGAACCGATAGCGATACTGGACTTTCCCGACATCAGGAACTGCGGAGATTCCGCGATCTGGCTGGGAGAAATGGCCTATTTGCAGCAGCGGCACGCAAAGCGGCCTTCCTACGTCTGCACGACTGACGATTTTTCACCGGATGAACTTAAAACTTCAGCCCCGAACGGTCCGATCTTCATCCATGGGGGCGGCAATTTTGGCGATATCTGGGTGTTTCACCAGGATTTCCGGGAGCGCGTGATGGAGCTGTTTCCCGACCGGCAGATCGTCCAGTTTCCGCAATCGATTCACTACAAGTCCCCGGAACGGCTGGAGCAAAGCAAGCGCGCGATCGGCAAGCACAGGAATTTCGTGCTGCTGGTGCGCGATGAGGAATCGTTTCAGTTCGCCAAGGAAAATTTTGATTGCCAGGTCCATCTGTGCCCGGACATGGCCTTCTGCATCGGCAGCATAAAGCCCGCCGCGCCGGAATTTCCCGTGCTTGCGATGCTCCGCCAGGACAAGGAGCAGGTCGGAACCGTCGACTTTTCCGCCTATCCGGACATCCCGAAGGAGGATTGGATTACCGAGAGCCGGTCGAAGGTGCGGGTTGCGAAAGCACTCGGAGCAGCCTCGGCACTGCTGCATTTCACCCCTTCCGAAATGCGGCTGCGTAAACTGGACGCCGCGGCCAACAACCGCTTCCAGCGTGGCATACGGCAGATTTCCCGTGGCGGGGCCATCGTGACCGACCGCCTGCATGTGCATATCTGCTCGCTTCTCATCGGCCGCCGCCATGCGGTGCTCGACAACAATTACGGCAAAATCCGGCGTTTCATGAATGCCTTTTCGGGAGGCACCGATCTTTCCTATAAGGCGACTTCGCTCGATGACGGCATCAGATGGGCAAGAGAACAGGCGGATGTCGCGGCATGA
- a CDS encoding lipopolysaccharide biosynthesis protein, with amino-acid sequence MSIADRLVTGSLWVSLSRVIVNGLSTLSTIVLAWYLLPSDFGLVALATTMLAIVTTITELSLNEALIRHEAPGESHFSAAWTLAATRGLILCVLFAAFAYPASLIYDEPRLFGVLLVLSLSLLINGFANPRRIMLQRELIFWQEFVLNVAQKIAGFVATVAIAVIYQTYWALVVGTLVMQITNVVASYFILPFRPRVTFSHMREFFSFSIWITAGQIVNTLNWRFDYLLIGKLLTGSALGYYSLGGQLAMTPTREATAPLTATIYPAFANVRHDPARLAAAYQRTQALLTAVALPAGIGMAVIADPLVRLVLGEKWLPVIFIIQALASVYALQTLGSLNQPLGMALGQTRTLFIRDAQMLLVRIPVITIGLVFWGLPGLIFSRVLTGLFSALVNMVIVKRFINVSVTAQLWANFRALASSAVMAAGVSLADRYMGVEATHTGLVLQLAALICLGGVLYCGSSIFLWLVMDRPNGPETEVRKIASKVLSKVSHA; translated from the coding sequence ATGAGCATTGCTGATCGCCTGGTAACGGGAAGTCTCTGGGTCTCGCTCTCGAGGGTCATCGTCAACGGGTTGTCGACCCTCAGCACCATCGTCCTGGCATGGTATCTTTTGCCGTCGGACTTTGGCTTGGTTGCGCTTGCGACAACGATGCTCGCCATCGTGACGACGATAACCGAGCTTTCCCTGAACGAGGCGCTCATCCGCCACGAGGCGCCCGGGGAATCTCATTTCAGCGCTGCATGGACACTGGCTGCAACGCGCGGTCTGATATTGTGCGTTTTATTCGCCGCGTTCGCCTATCCGGCTTCCCTCATTTACGACGAGCCGCGCCTTTTCGGCGTCCTTCTTGTTCTGAGCCTTAGCCTCCTCATAAACGGGTTCGCCAATCCGCGACGGATCATGCTCCAGCGGGAGCTGATTTTCTGGCAGGAATTCGTTCTCAATGTTGCCCAGAAGATTGCCGGATTTGTGGCGACCGTCGCCATCGCCGTCATTTATCAAACCTATTGGGCGCTTGTGGTCGGCACGTTGGTGATGCAGATCACCAACGTTGTGGCATCCTATTTTATCCTGCCGTTCCGCCCCCGGGTCACCTTTTCCCATATGCGCGAGTTCTTTTCGTTCTCGATCTGGATTACCGCCGGGCAGATCGTCAACACCCTCAATTGGCGTTTCGATTACCTGCTGATCGGCAAGCTGCTGACGGGTTCGGCCCTCGGATATTATTCGCTTGGCGGGCAGCTGGCGATGACGCCCACGCGCGAAGCAACGGCGCCTCTGACCGCCACCATCTATCCCGCCTTCGCCAATGTCCGCCATGATCCTGCCCGTCTCGCCGCAGCCTATCAGCGAACGCAGGCGTTGCTGACGGCGGTCGCGTTACCCGCGGGCATAGGGATGGCTGTCATCGCAGATCCCTTGGTCAGGCTCGTGCTTGGTGAAAAATGGCTTCCGGTGATTTTCATCATCCAGGCGCTGGCGTCAGTTTATGCGCTGCAGACATTGGGATCCCTCAATCAGCCTCTCGGCATGGCGCTGGGGCAAACCCGGACCCTGTTCATCCGCGACGCGCAGATGCTTCTCGTCCGGATTCCGGTGATCACGATCGGCCTGGTGTTCTGGGGGCTTCCGGGGTTGATCTTCAGTCGGGTGCTCACCGGCCTCTTCAGCGCTTTGGTGAACATGGTGATCGTCAAGCGCTTCATAAATGTCTCGGTCACCGCCCAGCTATGGGCAAATTTCAGAGCGCTTGCCAGTTCGGCGGTCATGGCTGCCGGCGTCTCGCTCGCAGACCGCTACATGGGAGTTGAGGCCACGCATACCGGACTTGTTCTACAACTTGCCGCCCTTATCTGCCTTGGAGGCGTTCTTTATTGCGGCTCCAGCATCTTTCTCTGGCTGGTTATGGATCGTCCAAATGGTCCGGAGACTGAAGTCAGAAAGATCGCTTCCAAGGTGTTGTCCAAAGTCAGTCACGCCTGA